TAGTTATGGATGCTCACAAGAACTAACGCAGCTCAAGTCATGGATTTTACAAGATGGCTGTCGCTTGCTTACAATCTTCCGTATAGGCGGCGTTGGGAAAACGACTTTAGCCACTAAACTAGCAACATCAATTCAAGATCAATTTGAGTATGTGATTTGGCGATCGCTACAGTACACTCCGCCGGGAAACAGCCTTTTAACTAAATTAGGATTTTAGATAACTTTGAAACAGTCTTAGATGCGGCTTCGATGGCAAAGTATCGCCCTAATTATCTGAAAATTGAGTTAACAAAAGTAGAACAAGGGGTACTGCAATCTTAAACTTTTATTCACTCACCCAAGCGATCGCCACAACTCCCACTTTAATTTTTAGTGCGATCGCAGTTGGTTAATAGAAAGCGCGATCCCCGGATTTCTCACGACACCTCTTAAAGCCTATGCAAGTGCCGGGGAGAAGTAATAAGTAATGAGTAAGAAGTAAGCAGTTTTTACTCATTACTCATTACTCATTACTCATTACTTCTCTTCTACTCCATCAAACGCCTTGAGCTTGTGAGAAATGCAGGGATCGCCCCAAGGGTAATAGCCTACTCCTAACTAATAAATAACTATCTGAGGTTGCTCAATCGTGCCATCAGGCATAATAGTATCCCGCAACTTTGCATAAATCAGATTTGTCTTCCAAAGGTTTGCCTTACTCAAGTTTGCCTTGGTTAAATTAGCCCATGTCAAATCTGCACCAGTTAAATTAGCCTCAGTCAAATTAGCTTCTAGTAATTTTGCTCCTGCAAGATTTGCTCCTGCGAGATTTGCAAAACTTAAGTTAGCTTCAATCAGCGATGCTTCAATTAATTTGGCTTCACTTAAGTCTGCTTCTCTCAAATCTACATCACACAAAGAAGCACCCCAAAGATTGCTACCTGTAAATTTCACGCGCCATAAAAAAGTTCCACACAAATTTGCTCCTTTTAAATCAGCATTAGTCAAATTGGCTTCACACAAAGATGCTTCATACAAATTAGCTTCACGTAAGCTAGCTTCCATCAAATTTGCGCCACTTAAATTAGCACGAGTCAGAACACAGCCGCACAAATTTGCACCACGCAAATCCGCTCCGATAAAGTTAATACCACTTAAATCAATTCCTTTCAGGTCGATTCCACTCAAGTCACATCCACTAAAATCTCGACGCTGAAAATATTTATTTGTGATCTGACCTAATATAAATTCCTGTTGTTTAGCATAATTGTTCATGGTATTCACCTCTGGGTGTAATTTATCTCAAAGGTCGAGTGTGATAGTTACCGTATATTGAGAGTACACCCCAAATGGAGATCGGTTCAGTAAATAATCAAAAATAAATAGGTACAAAATCGCCAATCACCTGAAAATGCGTTTTTTCAGTGTTTTTTAAAACAAAAAATGCTGACATAAGTCAGGAAATATTCATACAACAAAAGTCATTAGTACTAACGACTTAAATTTCCCTACGGCTTTTGATGAAAAGACATGATATGAGTTAAAATTCTTACAAGTAATCAGTATTGAGTATTTTTTCTTGCTCATCACTCATCACTGATGGCATCAGCGTATTCTTTTGTTGCTTTCACTACTGTGCTTTTTGATTTACTTGTAGCCAAATTTCTAAACTAGCAAGCAACCACAGCTTTACTCCATAACGACTCCAAGTATCTCCTTGATAGTTTAACCAATTACGAATTGGCAACTGGTTCAAGTAAGGAGTGATAGCTGCATTCCGATTGAGTAATAAATCTTTGGCTTCTTGCTGCCAATATTTGCGAAATCCTAGCTGTACTGGTACCATCATGCCACTTTTGGGACGATGAATAATTGCGTCTGGTAAAATATCTGCGCTTGTCGATCGCGCAGCATCTCCTAGAGAAGATGTACCATAGGTAATCGCTTGCTTTAAAACTGCTTTTTCTTCCACTCCAGAAAGCTTATACTGTGGAGGTATCTCCATACTTAAATCTACTATTCGCTGGTCAAACAAGGGAGAACGACCTTGCAAACGAGCGGCTTGAGTCAAGTTACTGACTTTCGTCAGAATTTGGTCAGCGCCTTTAAATTTGATGTTCATTGCCATCAAACGATTAAGATAGTTAGCTTGAGAATATAAGTCTTCTTCAAAAACCCAAGGTGCTGTTTGTATTGCTTGCCAAACTTCTGGTTTTAAAAGTTGTGGTAAGTCAGGAGCGCACTTTTGAAATGAAATTAAATAAGCTTGTAATGCATCCTGGTTGGTGACAGAACCATATAAACTATTAATTAGCATTGGCTGATTTTTTGGCCCACCAAAACAAGGGTCGCCACCTTCACCATTTAAAATAACTTCTACACTTTCTCTCGCCAGTCGTCCCAGCAAAAGGTTGGGAACAGTCAGGGGGTCGCCAATGGGGTCATCTAAATAGGCCATTGTTTCCGGCAGGTGTGACCACATATCCTTAAAAGTAATTTCTAAAATGTGGTGCTGCGTCTGACAATGGGATGCAACGAGATTGGAAAATTCTAACTCATTGGGAGATTCAGCACCAAAATGAATCGAGAAGGTGTGAACTGGTGCTTTGTGAAATTTTGCCACTAAAGCAGTGATACTGCTAGAATCCAAACCGCCAGAAAGGAAAACACCAACGGGTTCATTTGCTGGTGGTAAATATTCTTGAACAACTTGGTCTAGGAGTTCTCGCAAGCGATCGCCATGCCATGCTAAAGGCTTATCTATTGCTATAATTTTTTCTTGAAGCTGCCAATAAGCTTCAACTTTCTGGTCGGGAAATTCTAAAACGGTTCCAGGTCGCAGTTCTCGCACCTGTTCCCAAAGGGTTCGTTCTCCGGGAACAAAGGCACAACAAAGATAATCTCGCAACGCCACTAAATCTAAATCAGATGAACGATAAGGTGATAAAGTTCTCAACTGAGGTGCAATCCAACGAACCGAACCAGTGGTAGTGTAATAGAGGGTACGAACACCGATGCGATCGCGAACCAACTTTAACACCTGTTTGTCTCTATCCCAAACTACCAGCGCAAACATCCCCACAAGTTGCCTAAGACATTCAAAGCCCTGTCGTTCCCAAAGATTGGCAACTAGTTGCAGATAATTTCCTTGAAAGCTATCCGATTCAATTCCCAAATTTTGCAGCAATTGCACTCGGTTCGTTAACCAAATATCACCAACAACAACAAATCGTCCTCCAGAACTGATTGCTAATTTCTCCGTCAAAAATTCAGAATTGGTACGTGGTAAAATTACAGAAATTTTCTCATCTCGCCAAGCTATATCCTCATAATTTGCATTAACTGTTCCCCATGCTACGCGCCATCTTGGGTTAGTATTGATGAATTTGATTTTAGGAGATTTATATTTTTTAAACGCATCAAATAGCATGAGAAATCTCTAACGCATAATCAGTAATTTTAAAGCATTACTTAAGAGAGCTTTCAAATCAATATAGCGGTTTTGACTTGAGTTCAAATGTACTATACAAATAAAACGCTTACAGCAGTTTTCATGTATTTGAACCACATCTGTCGTCAAGGCACAGCATTGCTCATTGGTTTCAACTTAAGCTGAAACTCATTTAAAACCTCGTTTCCAGCCAGAGTCGGGAAATGCTGCTCCTGGCGGATATGCCGCCAGTAAACAACCATATCAAAGTTACGGTTGCCAGTATCACTACCTGTTGGTGGCATAATTAATAATTACCCTGATGCTGTACGCTCAAATCGATAATCGCGGTTTTTCTGACACATCTATAAAAATTGCTCATCAGTCAAGTCAATTTTCAATTTGAGTGTAGAAGGTAAAGTGGTTGTTGTGGCGTTCATAGGCTATTTTGAGCATGTTACTTTCTATTTTAGATGATGGAGAGCGCACTGTTAAATTCATCAACTCCTATTTATTGAGGATAGCGTTAGTTATCAAAATAAATGTGATCTAATATGTAGATAATCTTTCTGTCGATCAGCAAAGCACCTGATTTATCAAGATGTTCGTGGCAATCCTTATTCATTACTTAGGCAGATAAAAAAGGTTTTTACCTTCCAATTCTCAGAAATTTTTTCCTATGCTCCAAAGACTATATATACACAATTTCAGATGTCTAGAAAACTTTGAATTGCCCATAAAGGGGATATCATCAGCTCTCTTGATTGGAAAAAACGGTTCAGGTAAATCAACTACTGCTTCTGCATTAGAGGTACTTCAGTCTATCGGTCGAGGCATTAATAGAATGCGCGAACTTGAACACCTTAAACTTATTAGCCCAAAAGATTTTGCTCGTGGAAGGTCTGATGTTCCGATCCGCTTTGAAATAGAAGTATTACTTGACAATAAATTATACAAATATGTCCTTGCTTTAGAGTTGCCAGCAAAATTTAAAGAACTTCGAGTTTTTGAAGAGCAACTGCTAGTTTCAGGAGAGCCAATCTACTCTCGAAAAGAAGCCAAAGTCACTCTTCACAACAGTTCGCAAAATCGTGAGGCTCAGTTTTTAGTGGATTGGCATCTTGTCGCCCTTCCAGTAATTCAGGAGCAATCAGAAACGGATCCACTTCGTATTTTCAAGATTTGGCTTTCTCGCATGATCATTTTAGCTCCGATCCCAAGCTTAATGACAGGAGACTCCAACGGCGACACTTTGGAGCCAAAGCGGGATGGTTCAAACTTCGGGGAGTGGTTTTCTGGGCTACTCAGTCGCTATCCTGCTGCGTACACAGAGGTTGTCCAATATCTCCGTGAAGTTATGCCTGATATTAAGGATTTTCTGAATGAACTAATCGGCAAAGACTCCAAAAGCATGATTGTTCGGTTTCAAGAAAATAATGCGAATCTGAGTGTTGACTTTGAAGCCTTATCTGATGGTGAAAAGTGCTTTTTTCTTTGCTCGGTTGTCTTAGCTGCCAACGAATCATACGGCCCTCTTTTCTGCTTCTGGGATGAGCCTGACAACTATCTCGCTATATCAGAGGTTGGACATTTTCTAACATCGCTACGACGCTCATTTAGGAATGTTGGGCAAATTTTGGTTACATCTCATAATCCTGAAGCAATCAGAAAGTTTTCAAATGAAAATACCTTTGTACTGGATAGAAAAAGCCACTTAGAGCCAACTTTAATCAGATTGCTCAGTGATTTGTCTATTCAAAGCGATCTTGTAGATGCCTTGATTCGTGGCGATATAGAACTATGAGCATAAATAAGCATAGACCGCACATTCTTGTGTTGCCTGAAGACGATGCTAATCGTCAGATTGCAAACGGATTTATTCTTGATCTAAACCTCAATAGCCGCGCTATTCAAGTCCTACCAGAGGCAGGTGGTTGGAAAAATGTTGTGGAGAAATTCACGAATAATTATGCCTCTACAATGCGACAATATCCAGACAGAATGATTGCTTTACTGATTGATTTTGATGAAGATAAAGATAGATTGATTTATGTAAAGCATCAGATTCCAGATGATTTAGAAAATAGAGTATTTGTTATTGGAGTTTTCTCGGAACCAGAGAGGTTAAGGAGAGATATTAAGAAGAGTTTTGAAAATATCGGAGAAGCTCTTGCAAAAGATTGCTCTGATAACACGAATGAATTGTGGGGACACGATCTTCTCAAACACAATAAAACTGAATTAGATCGGATGATTTCATCTGTGAAACCATTTCTGTTTAATTAAAGAAGATATCTTAAATATTTACAAGATACAATCAGACAAAAACAGGATTTTTAGGCAAGAGCGATCGCCATGAATCCAAAATCTCATCTGTGCGATCGCATCAAAGTAAATCTGCTTGACATAGAGTCAAAGTCTTCAGTATAAAACTGTACTAGTATAAGACTTTTGGCAGCGATCGCTAAACTTTATCTTCAGGATTCAGGATGAACGGAGATATCCTTACAAATTATCTCATCTATATTTGTATTAATTAAGTTCTCGATAGTCACAAAGTCATTTTTAATAAAGTGTCGCCAACAATCCTGCACTTTATTCATTAATTCCTCAATATCAGCATCTTCATAATCTCTAGGTTTAAGAACAGATTTCATATAAATAGTTGTCCGTTGTGGTGATAGGGTTCTCCTCTTAAAAGGAGGTCTATTTTTCTGGGATATATCATGTATTTTTTCGCAGATGGATTTATCCTCACTATGATCAATTAGGATTCTTATCATTAACGCTTCAGGATAATTTTCAAATTGTAAACTCAAGGGTAAATTATTCTCTTCCCATTTTTTAGGGATGATGCCTATGTATCCCTTACTCCAAAAATATACAGATATTTCTTTAGAGTCAGTCTCTCGAATTAGTAATTCGTGAATTCTTGTAGCAATTTCTGATTGTAAGTCTGGACGATGCTCAAAAATTAAATCTAGAGCTTGTTTATGCTTAGTGTATATTTTACGGCAGAGTTCAGCGACTTCTGAATCACTCACAATATGTCTCCTAATTAATGTAGAATAATGACCCATCAAGGTGTAAACATCTATACCAATTGTAGATTTATCACTTATGCAAATGCTATCGATTATCTCAGCTATTTTAGAATAGTTATATATTCTCCAATTCTTTTGAGAAGGTGGATCGCCTACTGGTGTTAAATAAATTAAAATTGCTCGGCAATCTTTAAATTCTTGATCAACCGTCCTTTGATATTTTATTAATTTATCTATACCTTCTCCAGCGTCAATTTTATTTTCTATCGCACATACTAGTTTATTGCGGGGAGAGTATATGAGAATATCAATATTTTGCCACTCGCGTCTAACATCAGCATCGGTGAAATCAGCTATGTCTATATCAACGGGACTAACTTTTGTATATTTTTCGTCTTTAGGCTCATACTCTTCTAACAGCACTCGCTTAAGAAATCGCTTGAGGAAAATATCATCAAGTCTATGGTTTTCAGATGGATTTAACAGAAATGCTAAAAAATTTGAATGACGTAATTCTTGACGGACTACACCAATCGCTTCAAAAATATTAAATTGAGCGAGTTTTAATTCCAGTTTTTCTAAATCTTCATTATCAACAATCAAACTTTCCAGCAATGCTCGTTCTGTGGGGGGCATTGTCATTACTACTGAATTTTTTACTGGTACGACAGCTGTATTATTCCCAGAAATGCAGCAAAAGTTACTCTTGTAGATTAAGAAATAGACACTCCAATTGGAAAAGTAAAATAAAACTTGCTACGCAGTCGCTCATGAGGGAAATCCCCAGGCGCTCAGAGACTCGCTAACGCCAATGGATATCAGCAAAATCTAAAATTCAAATAGGAATTAAGAATTAAATAACATACAATTTATGTCTCTAACTTACCTCACCCTCAATCCCTCTCCGATATATTGGCTACGGTGTACACACAAGTCCTAAAAACCTTGTTTGATAAGACTTTTCTCGTTTCTCGTTCCCAGTCTCAGACTGGGAATGCATTCATTGAGTCTCTGACTCAATGTCTGACTGGAGGCAGAGCCTCTAAATCAGGCATTCCCATGCAGAGCTTGTGTTCGAGAGCAACAAGAAAACAATGGAAAATCAAGCTTTTTTTGACTTGTGTGTACACTGTAGCTCAAGGCATCGGGGAGAGGTTGGGGTTGGGTGAAACACTTGTGTAGTAGGCATTTGAGCTTAAAGTTTACACCCACCAATGAGAATTGCTATGCTCCTACACATGGTCTGTATTCTATGCAGTTGAGAACTGCTATCAGCGATCGCTTTAACATTAAGTCTTAATGTTGTAACCTTAAGACTTAATGTTAAAGCTCTAAGGCTTAATGTTGTAACCTTAAGGCTTTATGTTCTAGCTTTAAGGGTTAACGTTATAACTTTAAGGCTTTATGTTATAACCTTAAGGCTTTACGTTGTAATATTGATGACCACAGTTTGTTAGTGGGTGCAATCATCACTACATTGTGATTGTGTATATTGTTGATTTACAGCAACAAAGCTAACTGACAATACTCATAGTCTTATTAGCTCATTAACGCCTCTAGATTTAGGATAAGCTAAACCGAAGCTTTCAACAGATATTATTCATTAGACATCTCCGAAAAAGAACGTAGAGACGTAGCAATGCTACGTCTCTACAAGGGTTCTGGGTAATGCATATTTAATTTCTGGAGATGTCTATTGCGGCTAAAGAAGCCGTTATCAGTTTCTTTTGCTTAAGCGTGATGCCTCACTCATCCACGCTTAAGCAGCGACTAATCTAGCTTTCTATTTACGTACTAGGTTCAACAGTTCTTTCGGAGAAGCCAGCAAGTCAATCGCAACAAAGAAGATTTTGCCTTGGGGATCTAGCAAAAACCGCCATGCAATATTCATCCCCACACTGGCACCGAACCAAGGGGTTTGGACTTTGCCTGTAACTTTAATTTGAGTATAGCCATCTTCCACAGGCTCAGATACACCGCGCTCTGGGATCATCTTCAATCCCTGGCATTCTTCACGCATATAGGCGCGGATTGCGTCTTGACCAACAATCGGTCTTTCAAAGGGAGGTTGCAACGCACCTTCAGAACGAAACAGAGAAACCGCAGCATCAAAGTCATTGGCATTCATGTTGTTGATATAGCCCAACACCGTGCTATTGTCGATGCCCTCGATAGTGACTTTAGTCCGAAATGCTGGTGCAGTCGGAGGAGACACTGGCTCTGAAACTTTTTTGTAACTACCAGGAGCGTTCGGGTCAAATCCCATGCTAATTACGGTATTGCGTAGGATTGTGATTTGTTGACCGGAATCTGCACTGCGAATGGCTTGCAACACATCAGCAGCTTTGGCAGAAAGCTTGTAACCTTCTGGGATTGGAGCAACGATTCCCTGAGCCATCCATTCACCTAACTGATACCAGAAGCCCAATTTAATGTTTACGGTGAAGGATGCATAGGAACGACAGAGAGGAGTGTCAGCACGGTTAGCTAAATCGTACATGACTTGTGTTTGAGCCTCAAAAGGCATCTGCTTAATTTGCTCGAGTAAGCCTTGTGCGAGGATCATGTTAGCTGCTCCAGGAGCAGCAACCGTAATACTTCTACCCATCTCGGTATAGGCAAACCAGAGTAGTGCTAGTTGATCTTCAGCATTAAGCTTAGAGAATGATTCAACAACGGTTGGAACAACGTCAGCAACTAGGGTGCCAGGAAAAATACTTTGAGCCGATTGGATGGTAAAAGACATAGCAGAAATTCCCAAAAGAAAATTACAGTTCTACCGAATGTGAAAAATCAAATGTGCAAAGATAAGGCGTTTAGCTGTTAATCAAGGCACTCAGCAGTTTTTGCATCACTGAACAGCCCATCGTAGACATAGCTCTACTAAAGGCATAGCGATGTTGTTGCCGTTGAGTTTAGATACTCGGCAAAGCATATTGCAGGCTCAACTGCATAGTTAGAAAACCTTGATTAACGATGGTTTAACGCATTGATATTGCTTTTCTATCTTTATGTAAAGAAACATAACAAGTCCGTTACAAATAAGCAATACTTTCTCAGCTATATATTAATAACTTCTATTTATAGATTTGATAAGTTTTACTGAAGTTAAATTAAACGTAATTGGTGCTTTTGTGTGTATTCACTTGTAAAAGCGATCGCTTCTCGTACAAATCCGAAATACCGTACTTACTTTGTACGGCTGTCACTACTTTTACTACCAAGTCAAGTGGTTGCAAAAAATATTTACAATCGTTAATATTAGTTTATACAACGACACAAACAAAGAATAAAAGATGACAAGTAAAGGTTTTACCATTAACGAACGAGGTCAACTTAACAGATTTGCGGTTGAACCTAAGGTTTATGTTGATGAAACCCCACGGATAGGCTTCACCAAATATGCCGAAAAACTCAATGGTCGTTTGGCAATGATTGGCTTTGTCTCACTCATCGCTTTAGAAGTTCTCACCGGACACGGTTTGATTGGATGGCTAACCAGCCTTTAGAGAAGACATTTTGAGATTTATGAATTTTCTTCACTTGACAAATAAAACAATTTAGAGGCAAACTTATGAAAACTGATTTTGATTATCCCAATAAAGATTTGATTGGGGCCGTCGTTTTTAGACCTGATTTCAACAACTTTGAGACTATCAATGCAAATCAAGCCTGGTCATTGTTTTTTACAGCAGGTCAAGACGACAAGGGACTAGGACAAGAAATTGAGTTCGGTAGATTTTTCACTAACCTTTTAATAGCCATTGGAGTAACTGGAATTATTTGGGCGACATACTTCAGCCAATTGGGATGAACCAGTTTGTTCATTACTAGCGTGTTGTAAATTTAACGGAGGTCTTGGATTTGAATACCAGGACTTCTTTGCACTTTTTAATATCTCTAAAAAACTCTGTTTAGCCTTGGAAAAAGTTCGATGTTAATTGGATTTATAAAGCTTCCCAATTTGTCACGGTATTGTGGATACGTGGGCTTAGAAGTAGCACAAATTGTTTCCAAACATCTTGCAGTTCAAAGTAAAACCTATGTAATTCAAAATAGAAGATTATTGATATATCAACTTTTAAAATCTGGATTGGATTCTCATACAGCAGATCGAACTGTCACTGTACTTATATCAAGTCCAGTTTTGCAATTAAACAACAAAAACCAGTGTGCAATTAATTGTATGCGAAATTGACTATATCAATCCTGAATCATTGCTGAGAAACAAGATCCCCGACTTCTCAAAGAAGTCGGGGATCTGCTTGTATATACTAGTACAACACGGCGGAAATAAACCACCCATTCCAAATCAATGAAATGCTTAGGTTGTATTCATTTTTAATTTTTAATTTTTAATTTTTAATTCCGCCTTGCGGTACTAGTCCCCAGTTCAACGCAAAGAACGAATCGCCTCTAGTAGACCTCTAGCTTTATTTAGCGTCTCTTCGTATTCTTTCTCTGGCTCAGAATCAGCTACCAAACCTGCACCGGCTTGCACGCTAACCGTATTATCATGCACTACCATTGTGCGAATGGCGATCGCAGTATTTAATTGTCCTTCAAAATCGTAGTATCCATACACACCTGAATAAACACCCCGGCGACTAGACTCTAATTCGTGAATAATTTCCATCGCCCTAATCTTAGGTGCGCCGCTGACCGTACCTGCTGGGAAGGAAGCTTTTAGTAAATCCCATGCTGTTTTACCAACTGCTAATTTACCCACAACATTGCTGACAATGTGCATCACATGGGAGTAGCGTTCAACTACCATTAATTCATCGACTTTGACGCTACCACTTTGACAAACACGCCCCAAATCATTCCGCCCTAAATCC
This Nostoc sp. C052 DNA region includes the following protein-coding sequences:
- a CDS encoding orange carotenoid protein N-terminal domain-containing protein, translating into MSFTIQSAQSIFPGTLVADVVPTVVESFSKLNAEDQLALLWFAYTEMGRSITVAAPGAANMILAQGLLEQIKQMPFEAQTQVMYDLANRADTPLCRSYASFTVNIKLGFWYQLGEWMAQGIVAPIPEGYKLSAKAADVLQAIRSADSGQQITILRNTVISMGFDPNAPGSYKKVSEPVSPPTAPAFRTKVTIEGIDNSTVLGYINNMNANDFDAAVSLFRSEGALQPPFERPIVGQDAIRAYMREECQGLKMIPERGVSEPVEDGYTQIKVTGKVQTPWFGASVGMNIAWRFLLDPQGKIFFVAIDLLASPKELLNLVRK
- a CDS encoding PD-(D/E)XK nuclease family protein codes for the protein MPPTERALLESLIVDNEDLEKLELKLAQFNIFEAIGVVRQELRHSNFLAFLLNPSENHRLDDIFLKRFLKRVLLEEYEPKDEKYTKVSPVDIDIADFTDADVRREWQNIDILIYSPRNKLVCAIENKIDAGEGIDKLIKYQRTVDQEFKDCRAILIYLTPVGDPPSQKNWRIYNYSKIAEIIDSICISDKSTIGIDVYTLMGHYSTLIRRHIVSDSEVAELCRKIYTKHKQALDLIFEHRPDLQSEIATRIHELLIRETDSKEISVYFWSKGYIGIIPKKWEENNLPLSLQFENYPEALMIRILIDHSEDKSICEKIHDISQKNRPPFKRRTLSPQRTTIYMKSVLKPRDYEDADIEELMNKVQDCWRHFIKNDFVTIENLINTNIDEIICKDISVHPES
- a CDS encoding chlorophyll a/b-binding protein, with protein sequence MTSKGFTINERGQLNRFAVEPKVYVDETPRIGFTKYAEKLNGRLAMIGFVSLIALEVLTGHGLIGWLTSL
- a CDS encoding asparagine synthetase B → MLFDAFKKYKSPKIKFINTNPRWRVAWGTVNANYEDIAWRDEKISVILPRTNSEFLTEKLAISSGGRFVVVGDIWLTNRVQLLQNLGIESDSFQGNYLQLVANLWERQGFECLRQLVGMFALVVWDRDKQVLKLVRDRIGVRTLYYTTTGSVRWIAPQLRTLSPYRSSDLDLVALRDYLCCAFVPGERTLWEQVRELRPGTVLEFPDQKVEAYWQLQEKIIAIDKPLAWHGDRLRELLDQVVQEYLPPANEPVGVFLSGGLDSSSITALVAKFHKAPVHTFSIHFGAESPNELEFSNLVASHCQTQHHILEITFKDMWSHLPETMAYLDDPIGDPLTVPNLLLGRLARESVEVILNGEGGDPCFGGPKNQPMLINSLYGSVTNQDALQAYLISFQKCAPDLPQLLKPEVWQAIQTAPWVFEEDLYSQANYLNRLMAMNIKFKGADQILTKVSNLTQAARLQGRSPLFDQRIVDLSMEIPPQYKLSGVEEKAVLKQAITYGTSSLGDAARSTSADILPDAIIHRPKSGMMVPVQLGFRKYWQQEAKDLLLNRNAAITPYLNQLPIRNWLNYQGDTWSRYGVKLWLLASLEIWLQVNQKAQ
- a CDS encoding pentapeptide repeat-containing protein, translated to MNNYAKQQEFILGQITNKYFQRRDFSGCDLSGIDLKGIDLSGINFIGADLRGANLCGCVLTRANLSGANLMEASLREANLYEASLCEANLTNADLKGANLCGTFLWRVKFTGSNLWGASLCDVDLREADLSEAKLIEASLIEANLSFANLAGANLAGAKLLEANLTEANLTGADLTWANLTKANLSKANLWKTNLIYAKLRDTIMPDGTIEQPQIVIY
- a CDS encoding AAA family ATPase, producing the protein MLQRLYIHNFRCLENFELPIKGISSALLIGKNGSGKSTTASALEVLQSIGRGINRMRELEHLKLISPKDFARGRSDVPIRFEIEVLLDNKLYKYVLALELPAKFKELRVFEEQLLVSGEPIYSRKEAKVTLHNSSQNREAQFLVDWHLVALPVIQEQSETDPLRIFKIWLSRMIILAPIPSLMTGDSNGDTLEPKRDGSNFGEWFSGLLSRYPAAYTEVVQYLREVMPDIKDFLNELIGKDSKSMIVRFQENNANLSVDFEALSDGEKCFFLCSVVLAANESYGPLFCFWDEPDNYLAISEVGHFLTSLRRSFRNVGQILVTSHNPEAIRKFSNENTFVLDRKSHLEPTLIRLLSDLSIQSDLVDALIRGDIEL